ATCGATAGATGCTCTGttatcttatctttgaaatgcaattaaaaaaacatattttttttatgcttgagcgaacatgggacgtttttgtcgggggttcaaaaagaggcttgcgccaaaatggtagaaatgataattttgataattagaCTTTTGGgcaatcagcagacttcctctttatcttttcattatctttgccataattttcagattgtgctgtcatatttcatttacaaatttatttatttcactgaattattttgtttttcctttaaacttcttttacctttgaattttccttcataagtaagaaaagaagactttttgtcaacccaagtaagaagatttgcattattaattgggagaatgtgtaattattcaaatccttttattatgtgaaacaaattatgttatggtacctataaaagacatgaattatattttcaaggggttattgaatccttcaagtttaattatgtgcgtggcaggacaaacaggaaaggattcatctCTTTTAATGGCAATGATGTAGCATATTGAGTCGATTTTGAAGGAACAAGATAAAgaagatcgggtaaaatgtattaaaaatttgtgaagcgagcaagcaaaacatttccacctttttttattaaaatatcaaattttgtgattttgacataatattcagaaaatgatatcatatttcactatcTATGTATTCTGtgattttccttgatttttttttggtcatgatttttttttttttttttttggggggggggggtgggcacccCGATCCCCcacccatcagtatgccactattcaaaggcaccataacctttctagcacacaatgaaaggatttgaaaaaatgacgctctcccatacttcggttaaaaaaaaatgcttagagaaggaatattcaaagctgaaAGAGAACTTATTTATAACGAACAACAAcagaactattcaagcaaataagtaaaTTTGGAAACGAATTTTGACCACATAATTCGAAAaatatggcaaagataatgaaaaggttaagatgaagtctgctgattagcaagaagtccgaccatcatgtttatcattttatgccattttggcgcaagcctcctttttgaCCCCTGACAAAAACATtctgtgttcgctcaagcatgaacgaaactaaattattttgatggcatttgaaggataagacctaagagcacctattgacaccaaaatatatagatcataatttgaaaaaaaagtttattgacttttcaaatctgtcccgtttttttatacacactgtataGCTCTTTTGTCGCAGGATGctaaattcttgtttttttcatttgtttgattATTCCTTTGTTTTCGGATTTTGGGTGTGAGTCCTCTTTTAATGTATACTGGTTGCTCTATTACCCGCTTACTTAAAGATGAATTAAATCTCGTTACTATTGATATCAAcaggtatacatggtatatgtTTGCGGTAGACTTTAGAGGGACTTGCAGAGAAGCACAATATCTAAAGGTCCAGATGTCCCATCTGGAGTAAGTATGGCGACGGCCAGAGAAGTAGAGGATTCTTTTGATGACAGTAGGTGTCTAAGGGTTAATTGCCAGATAAACTTAGCAACATACACGACAACAGAGACGTATAATCTTCAAGATGTCAGGGATTTTATTGATAGGAATCATGGAAACATAAATATTGATCAGAGGAATGAGGAGGGTCAAACTGCTCTCATGAGAGCTTGTCTAGATAGAAACAAAGAAGTTGTGGAGTTTTTGTTAGAGAAAGGAGCAGATCCTAACCTGAGATGCCTAAGAGAGGGAAACACTGCTCTACACTTTCTTAGCCAAAGTCGACCATGCTGTGACACAGAAAGCGAGACAGACCTGGAAGATTGGGAACCTCTTCTCGACAAAGTGTCAGAAGCCGAGAGCAGTTGCAAAGACTTCTTAACTCGGGAAAGCCAAGATGATACTTACAACCGTTTGATCATGAAGTACTGTTTGGATGAAAAGTACTGTCAATGTACTGTGTTTAAAAAGCAGAAGAGAAGTGCTAGGATCATAGATACTTTAATATTACAGTATGGTGCTTTGATTCAGATCAACAATGATGGATTGACTCCTGCAGATATTGCTGGGCTACATAGGAAACTATCAACGGTGTTGCACTACATAAATCAAGACTATATTCCAGAGTCAGAACAAAGAAGAGCGTTAGAGATCATGGGTTCGTCGTTCATGATGAAGGATGAGTATGAGAAAGCTTATCATGCATTTACCATGGCAATGGAAAATCGTGAAGGTTCTGGTACTGTTTCAATGACCATCCAAAGATCTCAGTTCGAAAGTTGCTTGGGTCGCACGGAATCTAGGAGTTTCAGTGACCTTAGAAAGATTAATGGTGACAAGTATGCAATGAAGATTCAAGGCATCCTTGTTGCAGATCGTGTTTTACCAGATTCACTGAAGTCAGAATATGTTTATGAACGCCTTGTTGACTATGGATATTCACTGTTGTTTCATTGGGATACATTGAATGACGCCTTCAAAGTATTCACAGAATGTCTTTGTCTGGAACGCAAAGGACTTTTGCCTATTGGGAGGGTCCTTTTGTCACTGATGTACAGCATCAGTCAAGCTACAAGCTCTCCAGGCCTCCACAGATGCATTCCACAATATGTGACTCTACTCTGTCAGTCTTTACAGGTCTATGTTGATGTAATCAGTGAGGCAAGCGTTGAGAACTTGACAAGTCATATCCAGGATGTTCTTACAAACCTATCAATGACCTTGTATTCCTTCACAAACCATCTCTGTAGAGTAAAGGATGTTCAGTGTGTCGTTGAACCAGTTACCAAGATGATTAAAGTCATATGGAGAAGGATAGATAAACATTCTGTCTCCAGAGACCCTTACAAGCACCTAACAAACTCTGTCTGTCATAAATTACTTTGTGATATGATAACCCACTTTCGATACTATCATgactttgaagaaaataaatatacttGTAACTGTTTTAAGCAAGTACTTGCTCGTTTAGTACAAGTCGAAGGAGCATTAGATGTCGACATGAGAGGAGATACGCTCTTGCACTCATTGGTTGGTCTTGTGTCCTTTGGTGAGATTCAGATGATTGCCGATATCGCTGCTCTTTTTCTGAAATATGGTTGTCCGCACCGAGTGAAGAATATTCAAGGCAAAATGCCTATTGATATTGTACAGGAGGAAGCTACTGGTCTTCAAAATGGTTTTCGTCAAGAACTCACCATTCTCTACGATGCCCTATCTCCTGCAACACTCACTTTGCAAGAGTTGAGTATCAGAACCATCCTTAGGTATGATATTCGTTATTGGGGTAACCTTCCTGGAAAACTTTGTTCCCTTATTGATGAACGGTTTCTTGAGGGTTATGACCCTTGGGAAGTGACCTAGAAATAAGGCTAATGAAGATTCAATATCCATGTCTAGATTAAACGTCCTGGTAAGCTCGTAGATTGCGGATTGTGTCCAGGTCCATGGGATATATCATTGGAGTTCTGAACATGAGGTCTGTGTTCAGATTCTTCCTCGAAAGAAGGTCCTAATTTTCTTTGAAAGACATTGATGTACAACTGCCACTATAGCTAATATAAGATCCTAGCTGGAAGGATTTGTATGTAAAGTGATCACCAAGTTGGGTACCTGGCAGCACAAGGATGCTATTGCCAGACATGGATCTCTTTGCCAGTGTTTTtggtcagtgatacttaatGCGTGTTTCTggtttgaaatattttgcaaaatgttGTCGGCCTACTTGTTAATATCTGTCTATACTTACATACTAATGAAAAGAAGATTCGAATTCATCAATTATCAATCATCGATTGTCTTCTGAACTTTTAATGTCGGTCTATGATTAAATCAAAGGATAGTTATGATGTTGATTGTAAATGAATACTGCATTTGCGACCCAAAGTATGTGAGTATCATGCGCATTTTTGCGAAAATAATCCTTCaaatttcatcctttttttgCATCTTTTTACATGCATCATGAGACGCGACATTTTGTCGATGCATTCGCCAATTTTTATCTCTGCTTTCAAGCTTGCATCTTGTTTTAAGCAGGATTACTGAGGGATTGTGCTTAAATTCTATATAGATGGCCATGTTTTGAactcaaatgaaaagaaatgattaaaAGACGAATTAGTAAGTGTAAGGAATCTAGAGTATTATGATTAATGTGTGAATGTGATGATAAGAATAGAATATTCAGGGAAGCAAGCCAATATTGGTGACAGACTGTAAATCAACTGAATGTTGTAAGGAACACTAATGTTGCCTGGTTGTAGGTATTGATTTACATTGGCCAATTGGCAATGGCTATGGGTTGGTATCATACTACAATATACTCtggaatcaaacaaaataataaaatgctcATGTGTTAACACTTTCatactattttattttcatgagtAAGGAATGCACAGTTAATATTTCCCGCTCTTTTTATCCAACAGATCCCCTATAAGCAGTGCATGTAAACATGATCTGA
This window of the Lytechinus variegatus isolate NC3 chromosome 14, Lvar_3.0, whole genome shotgun sequence genome carries:
- the LOC121427318 gene encoding uncharacterized protein LOC121427318, translated to MATAREVEDSFDDSRCLRVNCQINLATYTTTETYNLQDVRDFIDRNHGNINIDQRNEEGQTALMRACLDRNKEVVEFLLEKGADPNLRCLREGNTALHFLSQSRPCCDTESETDLEDWEPLLDKVSEAESSCKDFLTRESQDDTYNRLIMKYCLDEKYCQCTVFKKQKRSARIIDTLILQYGALIQINNDGLTPADIAGLHRKLSTVLHYINQDYIPESEQRRALEIMGSSFMMKDEYEKAYHAFTMAMENREGSGTVSMTIQRSQFESCLGRTESRSFSDLRKINGDKYAMKIQGILVADRVLPDSLKSEYVYERLVDYGYSLLFHWDTLNDAFKVFTECLCLERKGLLPIGRVLLSLMYSISQATSSPGLHRCIPQYVTLLCQSLQVYVDVISEASVENLTSHIQDVLTNLSMTLYSFTNHLCRVKDVQCVVEPVTKMIKVIWRRIDKHSVSRDPYKHLTNSVCHKLLCDMITHFRYYHDFEENKYTCNCFKQVLARLVQVEGALDVDMRGDTLLHSLVGLVSFGEIQMIADIAALFLKYGCPHRVKNIQGKMPIDIVQEEATGLQNGFRQELTILYDALSPATLTLQELSIRTILRYDIRYWGNLPGKLCSLIDERFLEGYDPWEVT